A genome region from Nocardiopsis exhalans includes the following:
- a CDS encoding NRDE family protein — MCTVIVGFDPQARTPLVVAALRDEMRSRPWDWPARHWPERPQLIGGRDRLAGGTWLAVDPQRERMAALLNGWPWDGTMPWEGTYPASRGDLPLKTLSNQNRDALAGEDPTRYAPFHLLDADAHSATLYSWDGRCLDTRALPRGVTTLVNTGLNPADPRSARHTPEFDRTRPDPDLSTARTVKEIWGEWPDLITRAANSEPRSAGTTPGGDPSALIAHADLGNGEVWATGSITLIALDREVVRYAFTDTPAVLESWQMIDT, encoded by the coding sequence ATGTGTACGGTCATCGTCGGCTTCGACCCGCAGGCCAGGACACCGCTGGTCGTCGCCGCGCTCAGGGACGAGATGCGCTCCCGTCCCTGGGACTGGCCCGCACGGCACTGGCCGGAGCGCCCCCAGCTCATCGGCGGCCGCGACCGCCTGGCCGGAGGCACCTGGCTCGCCGTCGACCCCCAGCGCGAACGCATGGCCGCGCTGCTCAACGGCTGGCCCTGGGACGGCACGATGCCCTGGGAGGGCACCTACCCGGCCAGCCGGGGCGACCTGCCCCTCAAGACCCTGAGCAACCAGAACCGCGATGCCCTGGCCGGTGAGGACCCCACCCGCTACGCCCCCTTCCACCTGCTGGACGCGGACGCGCACAGCGCCACCCTGTACAGCTGGGACGGCCGGTGCCTGGACACCCGAGCTCTGCCCCGAGGCGTTACCACCCTGGTCAACACGGGCCTCAACCCCGCCGACCCCCGTTCGGCCCGCCACACCCCGGAGTTCGATCGCACCCGCCCCGACCCGGACCTGTCCACGGCCCGCACGGTCAAGGAGATCTGGGGAGAGTGGCCGGACCTGATCACCAGGGCCGCCAACTCCGAACCCCGCTCAGCAGGAACGACCCCGGGCGGAGACCCCTCAGCCCTGATCGCCCACGCCGATCTTGGGAATGGGGAAGTCTGGGCCACGGGCTCGATCACCCTGATCGCCCTGGACCGAGAGGTGGTTCGCTACGCCTTCACGGACACCCCAGCGGTCCTGGAGTCCTGGCAGATGATCGACACCTGA
- a CDS encoding class I SAM-dependent DNA methyltransferase — protein MANPTSTVTEYWDRYASGVSAESDLDTAFGWTQWDGHGPGRELLGDAGSALELGCGRGVEVAALARSGVKTEGVDVSLVQVEQAREQWEPLGARFHHGDVIEFLRGTEQRWDAIYSVWGAVWFTNPHLLLPLVRERLEPGGRLVFSHAEPVPGSSGPQGMYGGGFKGRRVWLHQWAAAPGEWEELLRAAGFEHAQVWVEPAPELDHVGTLIGVAHR, from the coding sequence ATGGCCAACCCGACCTCCACCGTGACCGAGTACTGGGACCGCTACGCCAGCGGCGTCTCCGCCGAATCCGACCTGGACACGGCGTTCGGGTGGACCCAGTGGGACGGTCACGGCCCCGGAAGGGAGCTGCTCGGGGATGCGGGCTCCGCGTTGGAGTTGGGTTGCGGCCGCGGGGTCGAGGTCGCGGCCCTGGCTCGGAGCGGGGTCAAGACGGAGGGTGTCGATGTCTCGCTCGTCCAGGTGGAGCAGGCGCGCGAGCAGTGGGAGCCGCTGGGGGCACGGTTCCATCATGGTGACGTGATCGAGTTTCTGCGCGGGACCGAGCAGCGGTGGGATGCGATCTACTCGGTGTGGGGCGCGGTGTGGTTCACCAATCCGCACTTGCTTCTGCCACTGGTGCGGGAGCGGTTGGAGCCGGGTGGACGGTTGGTGTTCTCCCATGCCGAACCGGTGCCTGGGTCGTCCGGTCCGCAGGGCATGTACGGGGGTGGGTTCAAGGGGCGGCGGGTGTGGCTGCACCAGTGGGCCGCCGCACCCGGGGAGTGGGAGGAACTCCTTCGTGCCGCGGGGTTCGAGCACGCCCAGGTGTGGGTGGAGCCAGCGCCCGAACTCGACCATGTCGGTACGCTCATCGGCGTAGCTCACCGGTAA